Part of the Lolium rigidum isolate FL_2022 chromosome 6, APGP_CSIRO_Lrig_0.1, whole genome shotgun sequence genome, agacgatcgaggggtagattttagaaagggatgtgcattgcatagtaaattctggggaaatttcgcgcttttgaacaaaaactgcatcgaagggggacaagtttctctctcaacaccttacagggttagggtttcgagagtgcgacaaacttgcaactcactacACTAGTTTagagttttgagaagagaggggagagtttgcatgattgaattctaaataaagtgacatggttgaattcaaacccatgatgaatttgaatttcaaattcaaatattaaataattacttaaatattgaattttgaggaaattcattaagtaaaatataaattataaacaatataagcaattaaagtaaagctcattagagaaaactttgagctttattgatcaacacacacataatacattgtctttacaatattcagatttgaattatggaattacaacacattacaagaattgaataaatagaaaaagaaaaaagaaaattacaagatatctaaatgccctaaactacattgtgatcttcatgaattctttgatccTGATGATCTTGAGATCATCCTGATCAGCACTTGATACCTGCACACATACACAACAACCAgatcattaagccaagtggcaaagccacttggcgagtTAGCAAACAATAGAAATGAAGGGGATATGCTCAAGCTGCCGAGATGAGCTCTCCACAGCACAAGTCCCAAGCTGGACTTGCACACACATACAGCCAGGCAGCACACAAGGTTGTGTGCATGTGTAACAACACACAAAGCCAgagtgagtcaccacaagctgtAGGTAGTGCTGTCGACCAACAAGAGCAAGCCAGAAACATATAAAACttgccacagtaaaccctagatcattTGATCGACAAGCAGCTTCACGGAGTAAGTCACAAGGAcagccaagaacacaagaacagcttgaacgacccactgctgttcaacacatttccaccaccacagcacataaccaagaggcatcaagctcaccaggaggagcagggcaagtaaatcaaccacaagaaccacacagaagcaaaccctctacatcaACATCAAATCCTAggaggctggagtgaggtataccaagcatcatgaacaaaccgagAGGGTTTTGTttatatataagcatatgcatcaatcacACGAAGCAAGAAGGGTATGAAACCCCggatgtatcatcatttggttactaaaccaattggtgccagacaagtacaaccaaggctagaaggaaatcaaACCGAGGAACACCGGTTGTGACAACACGATGTCACAACCGGAGAAATCCAAGCATGGATTCACTCCTAGGTAGACATCCAgattcacaaagcacctattagcctagctaaaccatcggattgataggcaacatgtgcctatcttgtttatcaacatcaaggccACTGGAAATTCACCAAGTGACTAGCCAAGTGAGCATCTATCTATCACAGAAAGCCAACAtaggtgggagctaccctaacagACAATGAATTACCgtcagggctacctcaaccacATCACAAAACCCCACGGTTAAGCTCAAGCACATTtatcattacccagatgggttcaaaaaggagctagggtacccaactgatgttggcatccctctagcttcatttcaacaatttatttgatcatcactgtatcacagttcacatcaattatccactcaatCAATATAGGCAACACGagataattgatattaacaagtaaatcatgaaacagACATTTGCTAATGATCCGGAGGATCAATGCAAGCATcgactgatgcttgagcaagcaccgaaGACCGATCCGTGCCACACACATTCACAGAGATAAGTAACGAGCAAGGCACGAGCAACGGAAAGCAACCCAATGACCAGctgttgatgatcacatgatcatcagagcttgctataacatgctagagcatgctagagcatcactaaGCAACAAAGCAAGGACCAGATAATTAATTGGCCACAGATAATCAACAATTGCTTCACAGATAACATATGGATAAActgtaattgtatccagaagcacatcaaatacatgatgtaccactggatcaagtcTGACATGAATAGCGCACACAAATAATTAAACCATCATCACAACCAGAGCCACTAAGAAATCAAATGGATTTCATTGTAGCAAGACAGTAGCCATTAAGCAGTCCCTGAGCATTACAAGATGCTCCTGAGCAAGCCTATAGGAACACAATTGAGCATCTGGCGAGCTTAGTAACAATAACAGAGCCATAGAAGGGAATTTAAGCAAGAAATGGATAGCACAGCGAGAAGGCAAgctccggcatggccatggcgacCATGATCAAGGCTAGTGGGGCAGAGCCGCATGAACAACACAGCGAGCACAAGCATCGGCGCAACGAGCAAAGCAGCATACGCACACACAGCGAGTTAGGCGCAACAGAGctactggaggaagaagaagagcaggccagagtgagagagagaggaggggatcgGAGGAGGCGTACCTGGGGCGAGCAGACGACtgccgcagccatggcggccacggcggcgcgcggcgaAAGCACGacggcacctggccaggccaggccaggctCCGCCTAGCGCCGCAGCCgccccgcaccacggcggcgaaggccTCGGCGGCGCCATCACCCCGCAGGCGCCGAAGAGCACCGCAACACGAGAGGGCGAACGTGATGGGGATCGGCGAAGGGAGCGGCAAGGACCAGATCGACACCgatgatctggtgcgccgtcaagTGGCGGTGCTGATGCgccccatctcgccggcggcgatggccggaggcggccgggaaaTATCGGAAaagacggcggcgaccacggcgtcgccgcgagctcgttagggttagggttaggagacgcgcgagagagagcgagagagtgagcgggttgggccggaccaggtgggtcggccaaacctaacccgttgggccacccgacagtggggcccaagggcaaattggtcatttcacaattcataaaaaggcagaaactttgaaattaaataagaaatgctatgaagctctaaaaaaataattaaaaatatgaaaattgatcagcataaaattctctatttaaataaaataccaaacagaatttttgaagacaattgagAATAAGTCCTAACTTAATGATTTAAATaaggatttaaatcacacatattactttcaataaagaaaataagtccattaatgcatttggactttaaaaacatctTGACAATATTGCAagattgtattttaccctaaattaagtatctccaaatcattcttagtaattacctctcacataaaataataagtcatCGGAAAGGGGGGAGCAAACCctaaaaaatggaaagcatgcataaatgcttctttaaccattgttcttatcgaacaatgatgctatttttcagagacagaggacaagggtcagtccacaccttccaactgcaaaactttgcagtgttcaggcaagttcatcacttgctcatgtcttttgagtatttttatcaaattacttgcaaagtattatggttatcactattgcacaaaaatcaaaaccactactttcataattatgaatatgactatgtggtgggcaatggaaccatggattgtgttggtatggtggaggttccattgcacgggtttatatccatctaggattaaacaacaaatgtcgccagtgattcttgtgccgtaatacccgtgttaaccataagatccggagtgggacggagtagtcaaaagtgtttccacctctcgttcatcaacggatgcgctttaccgtagacacttgtatctgtcggcggcaagcggtagggtggggaagccttaagtccccacggcatagtccgtagacacttgtcgttcgaagaacaagcggtaggttggggaagccttaagtccccacggtattgcgatctatgatgggttgcagccaccggcgtaggagtgtatggtagagcccaaagatcgttgtcgtggtcggggtccaccccgaaattacgggaataatgggaccgacgtggacccgtggtcggcgcatgcaacaaagggtgggtgttcgaggtagcggaggaacatgattggctagaccttataccgggcctcacaccgaaggaagtgtggacgggaaagctgcccggttggcaccaaggttaagatctcttatgggtaaagcaacacacctccgcgagtgtaaagaaccgtgactccgtcactcctcgttccgggatttaggaactgcgaacgcggccggaaaggagctccatgaagttcgagtaaaccggtgaaggcggacggacatagctctttgaaataaaagcaatctcttgaagaaatgtttatcaaaacttgcattggtattagactttctggtctaatatcgtagctagtgcattaaacacctcttatctataatgaacttgttgagtacgctcgtactcataccactcttaaatcccatgcttagattgtctaaatcgtctggaggagaactacgacaacaatgaaggagccgagatcatcggctatgaagaacctgacctctcaggaggtgttgaaggcgtagactatctcatagtctacggatccggggaggcttccggagaagatcaagcctagagacatccagtaatagtagtaaccgagcagcccgaactcttagtatttagctgctcgatgaaataaatgtttagtttaatgaaactctggtattgtaagttaagttgggttcacctcgaacccaggagtattcctcttaggacccaagaggagctccaagacgacatgtgtatgttaattgtaatattatgtgaatgagttatggaccctgctatgttctgttgtactactctgagggatgtaatatttgcggaatggtacttcgtgaatgttatatcaacgactggcatactacaacatgcagtggtatgcatggtCACCACACTAGATCCATGATTTTTTAAACCAAAAGTTGGAGTGGCTCCAACTTTTCAATATCGTGCAGCTGGGGGGAGGGGTACACCGAAGCACTCCACGGTTTCCTATCTCTACCAGAAGAAGTATTAAACCAATTGCGGTACAAATTTTCAAAACCTGAAGGAATTGAGTTAATGCCCAAAGACACACTAATTACATTCCAAATATATTTTGCAAGGGgacataaaaagaacaagtgttcTTGTGTTTCGCACATtattagcaattttaggccttAGGCTTATAAAAATACATTATAATCCATTATTTTTTGAAATTGTTTATTAATCCATTATCAAAATGTCATTACAAATTGTTTCTTGGATGCAATCTAGAGGAACACCTCGCTACACAAAATTAACCGAAGATAAACACCCTCTAGATAATTGATGAGCAGCAACATTGACAACGTGAAACACATGACGAAAAACACCAGAAGAAAACATCTTGGAGGTAAACTTGATATCCTTAATGACCGTACCACAGAGAAAGCGGTCGGTCATAGAAGATTTTATTCGTTGGATCACCGAAAGGTAGTCTAACCCAATAATGATCTTGGAAAAACCTTCCTCTTGAGCAAAGGAGACAGCTCGACGGATGGAGAGAGCCTCTGCTGATTGTGGTACCGGAACATTATCGAGTGAATTCCCCTTTTTACCTCATAATTATGCATTTGTGGCAGAAATGACCACATCAGTAAAACTTCATTGAAATGCCCCATTTAAGAAAAAGATGAACATGGTATGGCCCAATTTTAGCATTGACCTCGTGTTGTTGGATAAGGCCAACATGTTAAGTCCATGTGGCACGCCAGAATATGTAAGGATCGAGGGACATCGTCATCGATCATGTCCACCGCTCTCTTCATAATACTTTCTATTCTTCGTCCCATCCTCATAATTTCGAACATCAATCATCAGCTCATACCCTTCTCAATGAACATGCATTAGAGAAAGAGGGCCCAACGTTTCTGGAAGAGATAATGTAGACGAGTTCTCACTAGATAGGttaattagtgtcacaaatgcacaactAGAGGGTAaacagttgaattcactcaacattatCTCAGAGCTCACCGCAAGCGGCGAGGCAAGTACATGTATAGTCTCCAATAGTGATACCTACTCTCATTTGCCTTGTTGCCGAGAGAATAGTTCCATCGAATTTTATCAGAACCGTGCCTTCCGACGGCGGAGCTCATTTGACACTGGAAGAAGGCCCACGTATGAGGTTAGCAACTAGCTAATATAAGTGAACAAGAACATAGCAATGTATGCATTCACCTTGGCACCTAGAGACGTTGGATGCACGAAGCCTTCTCCTTCCCGGGTCTTATTCCGTTCATCTCATGTATGCATATTGCGATAGCAGCCACCGTAATATGAACAACCGATCTACGAGATCTAACAAGTCTAAGATCCAAGTTCTTGGTGAAGTGAAAGATCTTCTCTGTAGATGTGTAGTTGTGCGACATTCTTCTTCATTTTGGTTATCCATGCTCGGTTGTTTCGGGCTAGACATATATTTGGATGATTGTAATTCTTCTTTCTGTATCAACACACACCGAGATACAATCTCTATGTTTTCTCAAAGCCGTAGTTTGCATTTTTTCCAAAGTGAAATAGTTGTTTGGATTGTGCCGGAATAACTTTTACTTGTTAGTCAATTTGTTCAAACTTTGACTAACTACATATGGAAACATACCATCATATATGACCCTCAATTTTTATCATTACATTCGTCTTGAAATGTTCTTTCATAATATATCAAATTCTGCAGGTtggtcaaaaaaattaaaaattgattAGTACCTCTCCATTCCAGTTCATTCTATGAAATAAGGCGTACTTTTTTCAGATTTGTCTTTCACTAAAAATtcatggagggagtatataagaATTAATGGATATATAATTAATATTACTACTAGAAAGTGTTTCTCAACAATAATCTAACAATATCAGTTGTACACTCACGAACGGAGATATGGGTATATACACTCACGAACGGAGGTATAGACGATACAAGTACACTATTGGCGGACGGATTGGAGTACGGTCCTACTCCACCGAACAAGCTGGAACAGCACCGTTGCGACGCCATGTGTCAAATGACATCTTTCGCGCCGCCTACACTCCCTCTGACACGCGTACCAGACACGCCCAAAAAAGCACAAGCATGTGGCACAAACTGACTCCCCGGGCCCACACAAACGCCGAGAAGTGCGACTGGCAGCTTCAAACAGTCGAACTTCAAAGATCCCGTCGCCGCCGTTGCATTCGCAGGCAAGCTAGTAGTAGCTAGCTGCTACTAGGTTCTGCTGCTCGACACCATGGACGGGTGGCACAGCAGCTTCGCCGGTAACGCCAGGAAAGAGCTCATGCACAGCctgggcgtgggcggcggcgccaAGGAAGCGTCGCCGCTGCCCGACCTGTGGACCGGCGGCCTCGTCTGCGCCTTCGAGTTCGTCCGCGGCCACGGCTTCGGTAGCCCGCCCAACCTCTCCCGGAACAACTCCTCGCAGTATCCCAAGGACCTCTCAGCCATGGATCCCAAAACACTGTGTTTGGGGGACGGCGAGGAGCCGAGGCCACGGTGCAAGCAGCACGGGACGGCGTCGCCAGCGGCAGCGGAGTGCTACTGGGCGCCTATCGGGTGGAGGAGGATAACGGAgttggtggagatggtggagggtGACTACGCGGCGTGGGACGGGCAGGGGATGAGCGGCCTCATGGACGGCTGCGACGACGGTCAGTGCTGCGACATAACGGTCGCCGATGTTGCCGCGCCGTACTGGCAGCGGCCGGCGGGGCCAACCTGGTGGTGCCACGTCACGGCAGCGCACCCGGCGGTGGACGCGTGGCTCGCCGGCGCGCGGTGCCTGCACCCGGCGATCCGCGTGGCTCTCAGGGACGAGAGCATGCTCATCAGTGAGAAGATGAAGCACCTGCTCTATGAGGTGAATTGTAACTACTTTGGCTTGGCTTATTTTCTTTTGTATAGGTTTTGTCACAACTTACAGTTAGCTGTAGCTTCTTTCAGGTCCCAGTTAGAGTTGCAGGAGGCTTGCTCTTCGAGCTATTGGGTCAGTCTGTTGGCGATCCAGCTGGTGACGAAGATGATATTCCCATTGTGCTCCGTGCATGGCAAGCTCAAAATTTTCTTATAACAGCCCTTCATGTGAAAGGTTCTGCGCATAACATTAACGTTATAGGTGTCACAGAGGTTGAGGTAGAAATTTGCAGTAAAAAGTTTCGTTCAGAAACCATCTTTGTTCAGTCAATTTTCCTCTTCACCTGCATGGTCTTGCCCTCTTCAGGAGCTTCTTTCTGCCGGTGGAAGTACAGCTCCTAAAAGTATTCATGAAGTTATAGCGCATTTGGCCTCCCGGCTTGCTCGATGGGACGACAGGTAAAACTAAATGTTTTGAGGAACACAGCTACTCAGTGGTCTAGAATTCTAGTTACTAGTGTTGTAAATTATGCTTGAGGCATTACATTTACATATCACAGATTGTGGCGCAAATATGTGTTTGGTGAAGCTGATGAAATTGAACTCAAATTTGTAAACAGGTAAGTTATATTGTTTGGTTTCCCCAAATCTCTTTCATCTCCGCTGACAGCATGAGCATGTGCAGGAGAAACCAAGAAGACCTGAACCTTCTGTGCATAATATTTAACCAGGACATTAGAAGATTAGCTACTCAGGTATTTTTATTCAGACAGAATAAATTCAGAAGAATACAGTGTGTATCGTGAACACATCTGTACTGTTTAATTCATTTACTCAATAGGTTATCAGAGTGAAATGGTCACTGCATGCTAGAGAGGAGATAATATTTGAGCTGCTCCAGTATCTGAGGGGTAACACCACAAAGTCCTTACTTGAAGCTATCAGGAAAGACACAAGACAAATGATTGAAGAGCAAGAGGCCGTCCGTGGTCGGTTGTTCACCATCCAGGATGTGATGCAGAGCACTGTGCGTGCCTGGTTGCAGGTAAATACTTTGGAAGACTCT contains:
- the LOC124663566 gene encoding uncharacterized protein LOC124663566 translates to MDGWHSSFAGNARKELMHSLGVGGGAKEASPLPDLWTGGLVCAFEFVRGHGFGSPPNLSRNNSSQYPKDLSAMDPKTLCLGDGEEPRPRCKQHGTASPAAAECYWAPIGWRRITELVEMVEGDYAAWDGQGMSGLMDGCDDGQCCDITVADVAAPYWQRPAGPTWWCHVTAAHPAVDAWLAGARCLHPAIRVALRDESMLISEKMKHLLYEVPVRVAGGLLFELLGQSVGDPAGDEDDIPIVLRAWQAQNFLITALHVKGSAHNINVIGVTEVEELLSAGGSTAPKSIHEVIAHLASRLARWDDRLWRKYVFGEADEIELKFVNRRNQEDLNLLCIIFNQDIRRLATQVIRVKWSLHAREEIIFELLQYLRGNTTKSLLEAIRKDTRQMIEEQEAVRGRLFTIQDVMQSTVRAWLQDRSLRITHNLTIFGGCGLILSIITGLFGINVDGIPGAKNTPYAFALFSGLLFLIGVLLIILGIIYFGLQKPISDEQVEVRKLELQQLVSMFQHEAETHAKVREGVLRSDLPPKAADLIYDKGDSCAKRGTTRNVVGSSQAEDAVKST